A region from the Benincasa hispida cultivar B227 chromosome 12, ASM972705v1, whole genome shotgun sequence genome encodes:
- the LOC120067250 gene encoding mitogen-activated protein kinase 15 isoform X1 has protein sequence MQPDQRRKSSIDVDFFTEYGEGSRYRIEEVIGKGSYGVVCSAYDTHTGEKVAIKKINDIFEHVSDATRILREIKLLRLLRHPDIVEIKHILLPPSRREFKDIYVVFELMESDLHQVIKANDDLTPEHYQFFLYQLLRGLKYIHTANVFHRDLKPKNILANADCKLKICDFGLARVAFNDTPTAIFWTDYVATRWYRAPELCGSFFSKYTPAIDIWSIGCIFAELLTGKPLFPGKNVVHQLDLMTDFLGTPNAEAIARVRNEKARRYLSSMRKKKPVPFSQKFPHADPLALRLLERMLAFEPKDRPTAEEALADPYFKGLAKVEREPSAQPVTKMEFEFERRRITKEDVRELIYREILEYHPKMLKEFLDGSEPTGFMYPSAVDHFKKQFAFLEEHYGNGATVAPPERQHASLPRPCVLYSDNMVQNSAQVANDLSKCSIKEVERPQVDRTCNIPLTRVPIQVPQSNQAGNGARPGKVVGSVLRYNNCGATAAAVAPEVLEQRRMTRNPSIPPQYASNNCSYPRRNSSCKNERTDDEAIEGPNGLQPKPQYIARKVAAAQGGPGNNWY, from the exons ATGCAGCCCGATCAGAGAAGAAAG TCGTCAATAGATGTGGATTTCTTCACAGAATATGGTGAAGGGAGCAGGTATAGAATAGAGGAAGTAATTGGTAAAGGTAGTTATGGTGTTGTTTGCTCTGCATATGACACTCATACTGGAGAGAAAGTTGCAATTAAGAAAATCAACGATATCTTTGAGCACGTTTCTGATGCAACTCGCATTCTTCGTGAGATAAAACTTTTAAGGCTACTGAGACATCCAGACATTGTGGAGATAAAGCACATCCTTCTACCTCCATCTAGAAGGGAATTCAAGGACATTTATGTCGTGTTTGAGCTCATGGAATCTGATCTACATCAAGTTATCAAAGCAAATGATGATTTGACTCCAGAACATTATCAGTTCTTTCTTTACCAGCTTCTTCGAGGCTTGAAATACATACACACAG CAAACGTCTTCCACCGGGACCTAAAACCCAAAAACATCTTAGCAAATGCTGACTGCAAACTCAAGATCTGTGACTTTGGTCTAGCACGAGTTGCCTTTAATGATACTCCTACTGCTATTTTCTGGACT GACTATGTGGCAACAAGGTGGTACAGAGCTCCTGAACTCTGtggttcatttttctcaaaG TATACACCAGCAATAGATATATGGAGCATTGGCTGCATCTTTGCAGAGCTTTTAACTGGAAAACCACTTTTCCCTGGAAAGAATGTCGTCCACCAATTAGATTTGATGACAGATTTTCTGGGAACCCCAAATGCAGAAGCCATTGCCAGG GTACGAAACGAGAAAGCTCGGAGATACTTAAGCAGTATGCGAAAGAAGAAGCCTGTTCCCTTCTCTCAGAAGTTTCCTCATGCAGATCCACTTGCACTTCGCTTGTTGGAAAGAATGTTGGCTTTTGAGCCAAAGGATCGACCTACAGCAGAGGAG GCCCTTGCAGATCCATATTTTAAAGGCTTGGCGAAGGTTGAGAGAGAGCCATCTGCTCAACCTGTTACTAAGATGGAATTTGAATTCGAGAGACGAAGGATAACCAAAGAAGATGTTAGGGAACTTATTTACCGAGAGATTCTCGAGTATCATCCAAAGATGTTGAAGGAATTCTTAGATGGATCAGAACCTACTGGTTTTATGTATCCAAG TGCGGTTGACCATTTTAAGAAGCAATTTGCCTTCCTTGAAGAACACTATGGAAATGGTGCAACTGTCGCTCCTCCTGAAAGACAACATGCATCCTTGCCTAG GCCATGTGTTTTATATTCAGATAACATGGTGCAGAACTCAGCCCAAGTTGCAAATGACCTATCCAAATGTTCCATCAAAGAAGTTGAGAGGCCACAAGTGGACAGGACTTGCAATATTCCTTTGACTAGAGTTCCTATTCAAGTTCCTCAATCTAATCAAG CAGGAAATGGTGCAAGGCCTGGAAAAGTTGTTGGTTCCGTGTTGCGATACAACAACTGTGGAGCAACAGCAGCGGCAGTGGCACCAGAAGTTCTAGAACAGCGGAGGATGACCAGAAACCCTTCTATTCCACCACAGTATGCCTCTAATAACTGTTCATACCCGAGAAGAAACTCATCCTGTAAAAATGAAAGAACTGATGATGAAGCCATTGAAGGTCCAAACGGGTTGCAGCCAAAACCTCAGTACATAGCTAGAAAAGTTGCTGCTGCCCAAGGTGGACCGGGAAATAACTGGTACTAA
- the LOC120067250 gene encoding mitogen-activated protein kinase 15 isoform X2 encodes MQPDQRRKSSIDVDFFTEYGEGSRYRIEEVIGKGSYGVVCSAYDTHTGEKVAIKKINDIFEHVSDATRILREIKLLRLLRHPDIVEIKHILLPPSRREFKDIYVVFELMESDLHQVIKANDDLTPEHYQFFLYQLLRGLKYIHTANVFHRDLKPKNILANADCKLKICDFGLARVAFNDTPTAIFWTDYVATRWYRAPELCGSFFSKYTPAIDIWSIGCIFAELLTGKPLFPGKNVVHQLDLMTDFLGTPNAEAIARVRNEKARRYLSSMRKKKPVPFSQKFPHADPLALRLLERMLAFEPKDRPTAEEALADPYFKGLAKVEREPSAQPVTKMEFEFERRRITKEDVRELIYREILEYHPKMLKEFLDGSEPTGFMYPSAVDHFKKQFAFLEEHYGNGATVAPPERQHASLPRPCVLYSDNMVQNSAQVANDLSKCSIKEVERPQVDRTCNIPLTRVPIQVPQSNQGNGARPGKVVGSVLRYNNCGATAAAVAPEVLEQRRMTRNPSIPPQYASNNCSYPRRNSSCKNERTDDEAIEGPNGLQPKPQYIARKVAAAQGGPGNNWY; translated from the exons ATGCAGCCCGATCAGAGAAGAAAG TCGTCAATAGATGTGGATTTCTTCACAGAATATGGTGAAGGGAGCAGGTATAGAATAGAGGAAGTAATTGGTAAAGGTAGTTATGGTGTTGTTTGCTCTGCATATGACACTCATACTGGAGAGAAAGTTGCAATTAAGAAAATCAACGATATCTTTGAGCACGTTTCTGATGCAACTCGCATTCTTCGTGAGATAAAACTTTTAAGGCTACTGAGACATCCAGACATTGTGGAGATAAAGCACATCCTTCTACCTCCATCTAGAAGGGAATTCAAGGACATTTATGTCGTGTTTGAGCTCATGGAATCTGATCTACATCAAGTTATCAAAGCAAATGATGATTTGACTCCAGAACATTATCAGTTCTTTCTTTACCAGCTTCTTCGAGGCTTGAAATACATACACACAG CAAACGTCTTCCACCGGGACCTAAAACCCAAAAACATCTTAGCAAATGCTGACTGCAAACTCAAGATCTGTGACTTTGGTCTAGCACGAGTTGCCTTTAATGATACTCCTACTGCTATTTTCTGGACT GACTATGTGGCAACAAGGTGGTACAGAGCTCCTGAACTCTGtggttcatttttctcaaaG TATACACCAGCAATAGATATATGGAGCATTGGCTGCATCTTTGCAGAGCTTTTAACTGGAAAACCACTTTTCCCTGGAAAGAATGTCGTCCACCAATTAGATTTGATGACAGATTTTCTGGGAACCCCAAATGCAGAAGCCATTGCCAGG GTACGAAACGAGAAAGCTCGGAGATACTTAAGCAGTATGCGAAAGAAGAAGCCTGTTCCCTTCTCTCAGAAGTTTCCTCATGCAGATCCACTTGCACTTCGCTTGTTGGAAAGAATGTTGGCTTTTGAGCCAAAGGATCGACCTACAGCAGAGGAG GCCCTTGCAGATCCATATTTTAAAGGCTTGGCGAAGGTTGAGAGAGAGCCATCTGCTCAACCTGTTACTAAGATGGAATTTGAATTCGAGAGACGAAGGATAACCAAAGAAGATGTTAGGGAACTTATTTACCGAGAGATTCTCGAGTATCATCCAAAGATGTTGAAGGAATTCTTAGATGGATCAGAACCTACTGGTTTTATGTATCCAAG TGCGGTTGACCATTTTAAGAAGCAATTTGCCTTCCTTGAAGAACACTATGGAAATGGTGCAACTGTCGCTCCTCCTGAAAGACAACATGCATCCTTGCCTAG GCCATGTGTTTTATATTCAGATAACATGGTGCAGAACTCAGCCCAAGTTGCAAATGACCTATCCAAATGTTCCATCAAAGAAGTTGAGAGGCCACAAGTGGACAGGACTTGCAATATTCCTTTGACTAGAGTTCCTATTCAAGTTCCTCAATCTAATCAAG GAAATGGTGCAAGGCCTGGAAAAGTTGTTGGTTCCGTGTTGCGATACAACAACTGTGGAGCAACAGCAGCGGCAGTGGCACCAGAAGTTCTAGAACAGCGGAGGATGACCAGAAACCCTTCTATTCCACCACAGTATGCCTCTAATAACTGTTCATACCCGAGAAGAAACTCATCCTGTAAAAATGAAAGAACTGATGATGAAGCCATTGAAGGTCCAAACGGGTTGCAGCCAAAACCTCAGTACATAGCTAGAAAAGTTGCTGCTGCCCAAGGTGGACCGGGAAATAACTGGTACTAA
- the LOC120067251 gene encoding BTB/POZ and MATH domain-containing protein 2-like, with the protein MGTIKSCRDTSKSYSNLRSPTPPPVTFSTSRFETVNGSHEFKINGYSLNKGMGIGKYIASDTFMVGGYAFAIYFYPDGKSVEDNASYVSVFIALASEGTDVRALFELTLLDQSGKENHKVHSHFERRLESGPYTLKYRGSMWGYKRYFKRTVLETSDFLKDDCLEIHCVVGVVKSHTEGPKIYSITAPPSDIGQHFGKLLESGKLTDVNFEVDGETFSAHKLVLAARSPVFRAQLFGPLKDQNTECIKVEDMEAPVFKALLHFIYWDALPDMQEIVGLNSKWASTLMSQHLLAAADRYALDRLKLLCEAKLCEDVAINTVATTLALAEQHHCFQLKAVCLKVIALPENLRAVMQTEGFEYLKESCPSVLTELLEYVARVTEHAVITCSGYGNGTVLDGSYVNGRRVRQRLY; encoded by the exons ATGGGCACGATTAAATCTTGCAGGGATACCTCTAAATCCTATTCAAATCTTCGGTCGCCGACGCCTCCACCAGTGACTTTTTCAACTTCTCGCTTCGAGACCGTCAATGGATCGCATGAGTTTAAGATCAATGGGTATTCCCTTAATAAGGGGATGGGGATTGGGAAATACATCGCGTCTGATACCTTTATGGTTGGGGGGTATGCGTTTGCCATATATTTCTACCCAGACGGGAAGAGCGTCGAGGATAACGCCTCGTATGTCTCGGTTTTTATAGCGTTGGCTAGCGAAGGGACTGACGTTAGAGCCCTGTTTGAATTGACGCTGTTGGATCAAAGTGGGAAGGAGAACCATAAGGTGCATAGCCATTTCGAGCGAAGGCTTGAGAGTGGCCCTTATACGCTTAAATATCGAGGAAGTATGTG gGGTTATAAACGTTATTTTAAAAGAACTGTTTTAGAAACATCTGACTTCCTAAAGGACGACTGCCTTGAAATCCACTGTGTAGTTGGTGTTGTTAAGTCCCATACAGAGGGACCAAAGATTTACTCCATAACAGCACCACCCTCTGATATAGGCCAGCATTTTGGGAAGCTTTTGGAGAGTGGGAAACTAACTGATGTGAATTTTGAAGTAGATGGTGAAACATTTTCTGCCCACAAGCTAGTTCTTGCTGCACGATCACCTGTCTTTAGGGCACAACTCTTTGGCCCTCTGAAGGACCAGAATACGGAGTGCATAAAAGTTGAAGATATGGAAGCCCCAGTATTTAAG GCATTGCTTCATTTCATATATTGGGATGCGCTGCCAGACATGCAAGAAATTGTAGGTTTAAACTCAAAATGGGCTTCCACTCTGATGTCTCAGCATCTACTTGCCGCAGCAGACAGATATGCACTTGACAGACTCAAATTGCTTTGCGAGGCTAAACTTTGTGAGGATGTTGCTATAAATACAGTGGCAACGACATTAGCGTTGGCTGAGCAGCATCACTGTTTCCAACTAAAAGCTGTATGTCTGAAAGTCATTGCATTGCCGGAGAATTTGAGAG CTGTAATGCAAACGGAGGGGTTTGAATATTTGAAGGAGAGCTGCCCATCGGTTCTCACTGAACTACTAGAATATGTAGCGAGGGTGACGGAGCATGCAGTGATTACCTGCAGCGGGTATGGGAATGGAACGGTCTTAGATGGTAGTTACGTGAATGGAAGACGAGTAAGGCAGAGGTTGTATTGA